The DNA region ATATAACTACTAATATATAAACAGAGTTCCTGCCATAAGATAGAGTTCTTATGGCACCTTGTACTTAGAAACCATTATCTATGTCCCTATCCCCCTTACTCCCACTTTGAAGAAAAGTAGAGAACAAAAATCTTTGATTTTCTGTGAATCGCTTTCACAGAGTGCAAGCAGAGAACCAAAATCTTCGATTTTGTGCGAATCACTTTCACAGAATGCGATGAGAGTATCAGCGTGGTAGTCATGAGATAAACAGCAAAGCTATTGTATAAAAAATGAATAGGTATTACAATAAATATAATTCTATTATAAACTAAATATAATTGTATTTAAGCATATGAAAATGAATAGTGAGTCCAAGATGCGACGCATGTTTTGAATGATACAAGGAAACAGTTTCAGATGATAGTGAGCTATCTGATGGTTCTGTTGACGCAGTAGGATTCAAAATAGACTAGCATACTGACTATTTATTTGAATGTGCCTCAGTTTATATATAGAAAATATAAATACAATGTTAAAAAATTATTTATTTGAATATACCTTATTATACATTATATACAAATTTATATTTATTTAAAAAGATAGGAGAAATTTTTTATGGAGCTTACTAAAAATTTTGATGTGAGAAATGAAAGAAATCTCACTATGCTTGTTGACTTCTATGAACTTACCATGGGTAATGGCTACCTTAAAAACGGTGTAGGAGATAAAGTTGCTTATTTCGATATGTTTTTCAGAAGAATACCAGATGGTGGGGGATACTGTATTATGGCTGGTGTAACTCAGCTAATTGAATACCTATCCAATCTTAAATTTAGCAAAGATGATGTAGACTATTTAAAATCCAAAGGTGGATTTTCTGAAGATTTCTTAGATTATCTTAGAAATTTTAAATTTAGCTGTGATGTTTGGGCCATACCTGAGGGTAATCCAGTTTTTCCAAATGAGCCCTTAGTTACAGTTAAAGGTCCAGCAATACAGGCTCAATTTGTAGAAACTATGATACTCTTAACTATTAATCATCAAACCCTTATAGCTACCAAGGCCAATAGAATATGCAGAGCTGCTGCTGGAAGACCTGTAATGGAATTTGGTTCCAGACGTGCTCAAGGGTATGATGGTGCTATTTACGGATCCCGTGCTGCTGTTATTGGGGGATGTAGTGCTACTGCTTGTACAATATCTGAGGAAATGTTTGGAATACCGGCTATAGGAACTATGGCACATTCTTGGGTTCAACTTTTTGATAGTGAATATGAATCCTTCAAAGCCTGGTCAAAGGCATATCCAGAAGATTGCCTGTTACTAGTAGATACTTACAATGTATTAAAATCAGGACTTCCAAATGCCATAAAGGTTTTTGATGAAATTTTAAAACCACTAGGTATAAGACCTAAGGGAATAAGAATAGATAGTGGAGATATAACCTATCTTTCTAAAAAATGCAGAGAAATACTTGATGCAGCTGGTTACAGTGATGCTAAGATAACTATTTCAAATTCTTTAGATGAACACATAATAACAGATGTTTTGGCTCAGGGCGCCTGCATAGACAGCTTTGGAGTTGGAGAACGACTAATAACTGCAAAATCTGAACCAGTATTTGGAGGAGTATATAAATTATCTGCTGTAGAGGAGAAAAATTCTATTATACCTAAAATAAAAATAAGTGAAAATGAAGAAAAAATTACCAATCCAGGTTTTAAAAAAATATTTAGAATATTTGATAAATCTACAGATAAAGCACTAGCTGATTTGATTACATTACACGATGAAACAATTGATGAAAATAAAAGACTAGAAATATTTAATCCAACTTATACATGGAAAAAGAAAAAATTAAAGAACTATTATGTTAAAGAATTAATGGTTCAAATCTTTAAAAATGGAGAAGCTATTTATGAAAGTCCTAGTGTAAGTGAAATAAAAGAATTTGCCAAAACAGAAACCGATAAGCTTTGGCCAGAAGTTTTAAGACTTGA from Clostridium pasteurianum BC1 includes:
- a CDS encoding nicotinate phosphoribosyltransferase translates to MELTKNFDVRNERNLTMLVDFYELTMGNGYLKNGVGDKVAYFDMFFRRIPDGGGYCIMAGVTQLIEYLSNLKFSKDDVDYLKSKGGFSEDFLDYLRNFKFSCDVWAIPEGNPVFPNEPLVTVKGPAIQAQFVETMILLTINHQTLIATKANRICRAAAGRPVMEFGSRRAQGYDGAIYGSRAAVIGGCSATACTISEEMFGIPAIGTMAHSWVQLFDSEYESFKAWSKAYPEDCLLLVDTYNVLKSGLPNAIKVFDEILKPLGIRPKGIRIDSGDITYLSKKCREILDAAGYSDAKITISNSLDEHIITDVLAQGACIDSFGVGERLITAKSEPVFGGVYKLSAVEEKNSIIPKIKISENEEKITNPGFKKIFRIFDKSTDKALADLITLHDETIDENKRLEIFNPTYTWKKKKLKNYYVKELMVQIFKNGEAIYESPSVSEIKEFAKTETDKLWPEVLRLENPHTYYVDLSNKLWDIKQSLLHSYSNIYEEQGE